A genomic stretch from Podospora pseudoanserina strain CBS 124.78 chromosome 3, whole genome shotgun sequence includes:
- a CDS encoding hypothetical protein (EggNog:ENOG503A4ED), protein MCCCALPAPPEPATPKAESGGVEETELDKLTPEGKRALKGKDKEVDPEAEVDPEAEVDPEAEVDPEAEVDPEAETVPEAEVAQKAEVAQKAEVIPEAEVVPKAEVVSKAEVVSKAEVVPKAEDVPKADVRRIRLRDPNTEIRGIRARDPKALRKRIRYDIGEGPQRGESSTTAAQRAQNDNPSEEDSFEEDEELREVPLPPEWICRRKDNGKVFINLKTGKETDVDPRGTQEQLENVWRHPGRCDFPPDWDVFCDSAGRHYYADFSRSAPRRTRLDPRGDRIPRGAGGEILTPEHCHGWVKLRTRDHIPYYINKITGERSWEDPLEREGGRGTPPVPPEDLRNLLSLKRVGNAPRNVNTSTDGEETPEDPRAAWRAPARFVEALQMIPDHCPGWVKIWTAGNVPKYINTGTGEPDELPGWVAVQMPENVLHYINIRTGELAEEDPRDLLARRACSDPLRPWVWPSSTRFRRCDGTLAGAGAGEGSSAGGGEGSSSGASAKAGAEITPMEVLSSNMMFRTRDGTLVPSGIARADVASGSGGGAGAGVPEARELVRELVWLRVPRWMRDLVLEGVMDLVLEGVRDLVLEGVRDLVLEGVRDPVLEGVRDLVLEGVRDPVLEQILERVREQHQCSRRCCPAQ, encoded by the exons ATGTGCTGCTGCGCTctaccagcaccacccgAGCCAGCAACCCCAAAGGCGGAAAGCGGAGGAGTCGAGGAGACGGAGCTGGACAAGCTCACGCCAGAGGGTAAACGAGCACTGAAAGGGAAAGACAAAGAAGTCGACCCAGAGGCAGAAGTCGACCCAGAGGCAGAAGTCGACCCAGAGGCAGAAGTCGACCCAGAGGCAGAAGTCGACCCAGAGGCAGAAACCGTCCCAGAGGCAGAAGTCGCCCAAAAGGCAGAAGTCGCCCAAAAG GCAGAAGTCATCCCAGAGGCAGAAGTCGTCCCAAAGGCAGAAGTCGTCTCAAAGGCAGAAGTCGTCTCAAAGGCAGAAGTCGTCCCAAAGGCAGAAGACGTCCCAAAGGCAGATGTCAGAAGAATACGCCTACGAGACCCAAATACAGAAATCAGAGGAATACGTGCACGAGACCCAAAGGCACTACGCAAACGAATCCGTTACGACATAGGAGAAG GCCCCCAGCGAGGCGAGTCGTCTACAACAGCTGCTCAGCGTGCTCAAAACGATAATCCTTCTGAGGAAGATTCttttgaggaggacgaagaatTACGAGAAGTCCCGCTCCCCCCTGAGTGGATATGTAGACGGAAGGACAACGGCAAAGTTTTTATCAACCTCAAGACCGGGAAGGAGACCGATGTTGATCCGCGAGGAACACAGGAACAGCTCGAGAACGTGTGGCGGCATCCGGGACGTTGTGATTTCCCCCCTGACTGGGACGTATTTTGCGACTCTGCCGGCAGACATTATTATGCCGACTTCTCCAGAAGCGCACCCAGAAGGACGCGGCTGGACCCGCGAGGTGATCGCATTCCAAGAGGTGCTGGGGGAGAAATACTGACGCCGGAACATTGCCACGGTTGGGTGAAGTTGCGGACGCGTGACCACATTCCTTACtacatcaacaagatcacAGGCGAGAGGTCGTGGGAGGATCCGCTGGAAAGAGAGGGGGGTAGGGGAACACCACCAGTGCCGCCGGAGGATTTGCGCAATTTGCTGAGTTTGAAGAGGGTTGGAAACGCGCCTCGCAatgtcaacaccagcacAGACGGCGAGGAGACGCCGGAGGACCCGCGAGCTGCTTGGCGGGCTCCAGCACGTTTTGTGGAGGCATTACAGATGATACCGGACCATTGCCCCGGTTGGGTGAAGATATGGACGGCTGGAAATGTGCCTAAATATATCAACACCGGCACGGGCGag CCGGACGAGTTGCCCGGTTGGGTGGCGGTTCAAATGCCCGAGAACGTGCTTCATTATATCAATATCAGGACTggcgagctggcggaggaggatccGCGAGATTTGCTGGCTCGAAGAGCTTGTTCTGATCCACTGCGGCCGTGGGTTTGGCCCAGTTCGACGAGGTTCCGGAGGTGTGACGGTACGCTAGCTGGTGCGGGAGCCGGTGAGGGATCcagtgctggagggggtgagggatcCAGTTCTGGAGCAAGTGCTAAAGCGGGTGCGGAAATAACACCAATGGAAGTTTTGTCTAGCAACATGATGTTCCGGACGCGTGACGGTACGCTAGTTCCAAGCGGTATTGCGAGAGCTGATGTGGCTTCGGGTTCTGGCGGGGGTGCTGGAGCGG GCGTACCAGAGGCGAGGGAACTGGTGCGGGAGCTGGTGTGGCTTCGGGTTCCGAGGTGGATGCGGGATCTagtgctggagggggtgatggatCTGGTactggagggggtgagggatcTGGttctggagggggtgagggatcTGGTTCTGGAGGGGGTTAGAGATCCAGTTCTGGAGGGGGTGCGGGAtctggtg
- a CDS encoding hypothetical protein (COG:E; EggNog:ENOG503NYIY) yields the protein MAPPKNERAFEANSSIVLVGCRGAGKRTLGFMGALHLRRRLVTEEHYFEKTTGLSRGEYLARHGREAFARQDIEVFKRMLDSNRTGCIIECGMSSLTGEAQDALRQYSSTNPVVYIHREKEQIARHLDAADLQQLLKADERHRSCSNFEYYNLYDPPNKSGGHISGTSSGASTPLNGRQSGPSKLLSAREDFTRFLDIVTGRGATKAWLESPFSVSSVPPEFRSYSYALRLRLSYLMDMDLEWEDFEARGDCVEFIIDHWPDDLMNVIARQIALIRRKLGIPIIYHVEENPRGERRRTPEEKDAMDADLLELGLRLGVDYISLDLQRHDEFVNRVLRHRGRSKIIGNFWYMGFGALAWQDDRQMENYKRAQGLGCEVVRMVRFCTNDSPAELLEGFKKRLQQEVPDPKPPLVAYDFSVLGVRTPLQSRILNPVKHPDMENERDHLATVSTYYHSYELLFRQFLLDPLQFYVLGSHVSYSLSPAMHSAAYDFCGMPHTFQDVTCSTIDRLNQICLSDSFGGASLTAPFKVAIMPHLKVKSHHATAIGAVNVLLPLRGKTSAILDHANSRNKAGPAREFFGDNTDWSSILTCLRRAISPRNFVQPSKTTGLVVGAGGMARAAIYALIQLGCRNIFIYNRTAPNANQVAQHFNDWAATQGIVGTKGGSHEICRVLPSLSEPWPRAYQPPTMVISCVPATSANGSAPADFEMPLDWLRSPTGGVVVELAYEPLVTPLVAQMHAVRDHMSPSWVVVDGLEVVAEMAIEAFELMTGRMAPKRLMKEVCRKTWEQQQQQQRQGSEMAMSSY from the exons ATGGCTCCACCAAAGAATGAACGGGCCTTCGAGGCAAACTCATCCATTGTCCTCGTCGGATGCCGCGGGGCAGGGAAGCGGACCTTGGGATTCATGGGAGCCCTTCACCTACGCCGACGACTGGTCACAGAGGAGCACTACTTTGAGAAAACCACGGGATTATCACGTGGGGAGTATCTCGCCCGACATGGCAGGGAGGCCTTTGCCAGGCAGGATATCGAGGTGTTCAAACGAATGTTGGACAGCAACAGGACCGGGTGTATCATCGAATGTGGCATGAGCAGCCTTACGGGAGAGGCACAGGACGCACTAAGACAGTactccagcaccaacccaGTCGTCTACATTCACCGCGAAAAGGAGCAAATTGCCCGACATTTGGACGCTGCCGACCTTCAACAGCTCCTGAAAGCCGACGAGCGGCATAGAAGCTGCTCCAATTTTGAGTACTACAACCTCTACGATCCCCCAAACAAATCTGGGGGTCACATTTCGGGCACGAGCTCGGGGGCCAGCACACCACTGAATGGCCGACAGTCTGGGCCATCGAAGCTTTTAAGTGCCAGGGAAGATTTTACCAGATTTCTCGACATCGTCACAGGGAGGGGCGCCACCAAGGCCTGGTTGGAGAGCCCATTTTCTGTGAGCTCAGTGCCACCGGAATTCCGGTCATATTCCTACGCGTTGCGACTCAGACTATCCTATTTGATGGACATGGATCTGGAATGGGAGGATTTTGAGGCGAGAGGAGATTGCGTCGAGTTCATCATCGATCACTGGCCAGACGATCTGATGAACGTTATTGCGAGACAAATCGCCTTGATAAGGAGAAAACTCGGCATTCCAATCATCTACCATGTGGAAGAAAACCCACGAGGGGAAAGACGAAGAACGCCGGAAGAAAAAGACGCCATGGATGCTGACTTGTTGGAGCTGGGCCTCCGTCTCGGCGTTGACTATATCAGCCTAGATCTCCAGCGCCATGACGAGTTTGTGAACCGGGTACTACGGCACAGAGGAAGGTCAAAGATCATTGGGAACTTCTGGTACATGGGCTTTGGGGCCCTTGCTTGGCAGGACGACAGACAGATGGAAAACTACAAGAGGGCTCAGGGGCTAGGGTGCGAGGTGGTGCGGATGGTCCGCTTCTGCACAAATGACAGCCCGGCTGAGCTTCTGGAAGGCTTCAAGAAGAGGCTACAGCAAGAAGTACCAGACCCAAAGCCACCACTTGTGGCCTACGACTTTTCCGTCCTCGGCGTTCGGACACCACTGCAAAGCAGGATTTTGAATCCCGTGAAGCATCCAGATATGGAGAATGAGCGAGACCACCTTGCCACGGTCTCTACCTACTATCACTCGTATGAGTTGCTTTTCCGGCAGTTTCTTCTGGATCCGCTGCAGTTTTACGTGCTCGGCTCCCACGTATCATATTCGCTATCACCGGCCATGCATAGTGCGGCCTACGACTTCTGCGGGATGCCACACACTTTCCAGGATGTAACGTGCTCTACGATCGACAGGCTGAACCAGATCTGCCTATCAGACTCTTTTGGGGGGGCCAGCTTGACAGCCCCTTTCAAGGTTGCCATCATGCCCCATCTCAAAGTCAAGAGCCACCATGCCACCGCGATAGGAGCAGTCAACGTACTGCTTCCACTCAGGGGAAAGACGAGCGCCATTCTCGACCATGCCAACTCTCGAAACAAGGCCGGGCCTGCACGCGAGTTCTTTGGTGATAATACCGACTGGAGCTCCATTCTGACATGCCTTCGGAGGGCTATCAGTCCACGGAATTTTGTCCAGCCATCTAAAACTACCGGGTTAGTTGTTGGCGCCGGTGGCATGGCCAGAGCTGCCATCTATGCGCTGATTCAGCTGGGATGCCGTAATATCTTTATCTACAACCGAACAGCACCAAATGCCAACCAAGTTGCACAGCACTTCAACGACTGGGCGGCAACACAGGGAATTGTGGGCACAAAAGGAGGGTCACATGAGATCTGCCGAGTCCTTCCATCGCTGTCAGAGCCATGGCCTCGGGCCTACCAACCTCCCACGATGGTGATCTCCTGTGTTCCAGCTACCAGCGCGAATGGGTCCGCGCCTGCTGATTTTGAGATGCCTCTGGACTGGCTTAGGAGTCCGACTGGTGGCGTCGTGGTCGAG TTGGCCTACGAGCCTCTGGTAACTCCATTGGTAGCCCAGATGCATGCTGTCAGAGACCACATGTCGCCATCATGGGTGGTCGTCGacgggttggaggtggtcgCGGAAATGGCCATCGAGGCCTTTGAGCTGATGACTGGGCGCATGGCCCCCAAGAGGCTCATGAAGGAGGTGTGCAGGAAGACgtgggagcagcagcaacaacagcagcgccAAGGCAGCGAGATGGCAATGTCGTCTTACTGA